A stretch of the Solanum dulcamara chromosome 6, daSolDulc1.2, whole genome shotgun sequence genome encodes the following:
- the LOC129893355 gene encoding protein RGF1 INDUCIBLE TRANSCRIPTION FACTOR 1-like: MPAWLGPFLKKTFFGTCLVHDELQKNELNKYCITCDLDLCRHCISTKKHDDHDLLKIYRHVYKDVVPLEEMENHIDCDKIQPYKCNKKWVIALNPLPHCGSGSLIFGDPTCYTCKRRLNDPDQFRYCCIACQVEAKWGKSVLEMKQKRKRKGIPRRAPFK, from the exons ATGCCAGCATGGCTAGGGCCATTTTTAAAGAAGACATTCTTTGGGACATGTTTGGTCCATGATGAACTTCAAAAGAACGAACTGAACAAGTATTGCATCACATGTGATTTAGATTTATGCAGACATTGCATCTCTACAAAGAAACATGACGATCATGACCTACTAAAGATTTATCGACATGTTTACAAAGACGTTGTTCCTCTTGAGGAGATGGAGAATCATATTGACTGCGACAAAATTCAG CCATACAAATGCAACAAGAAATGGGTTATCGCTTTGAATCCGCTGCCACATTGTGGATCTGGCTCTCTAATTTTTGGAGATCCTACTTGTTACACTTGCAAAAGGAGATTGAATGACCCTGACCAATTTCGTTACTGTTGCATTGCTTGTCAG GTGGAAGCCAAATGGGGGAAGAGTGTACTGGAGATGAAGCAGAAGCGCAAGAGAAAGGGAATTCCTCGTAGAGCTCCTTTTAAATAA